From Bacteroidales bacterium, one genomic window encodes:
- a CDS encoding peptidase S41 — protein sequence MKKCFFVLVICVLSSAAMFGQTKARWLRYPAISPDGQSILFGYMGNIYKVNVSGGVAAPVTTGSDYNSHPVWSHDGKTIAFASDKSGNFDVYTMSANGGVPMRLTYNSAADYPQDFTADNKFVLFNSPRNAPAKSVRFPSSRLFYNIYTVPVGGGRPILVSAAGMDVAHYNYAGTKIVFQDRKGYEDDYRKHHVSPVTRDIWIYNIPDNQYTKVTNFKGEDLAPVFASDDNSIYYTSEQDGTLNVYKRNVSSGTEMQMTHFKGFPVRDLSISANGTLAFVWKGDIYTMRDGSQPQKVAVAVADDAGYQASVVLPLNGVTEFEVSPNGKEVAFINRGELFVSGVKDARTKRITNTPWQERMICWSHNGKYLFFSAEREGKWGIYKVSLKDTTEKYFYASTLLNEEPVVVNDNDNFQPLCSPDNKKLAYVCERNVLKVMDLASGKTVTVLPEGHNHSYADGDWGFKWSPDSKWLLVDDSKDRMASRNTALVKADGTGEIKYPVNSGFGEFNADWALKGEMMVYLSTRAGNKSLAGSGADEPDVYGIFFDQKAYDRYMLSKEDYELLQEKEKAEKADKAGKKDGDKAVGSKKDKKAKKDVKAASSDSTKVEDIKFDWNNIEERKVRLTSSASSLEGYAFNKDASKIYYLANAQKGSELWVTDPREKETKVLAKLSGGAGGLGISDDDATLFTISGGSLMSVDAKSGEIKPIALDAKMELNKAGERAYIYDHAWAQVVKKFYDPKIHGIDWKMYHDEYAKFLPYINNNYDFQALLSELLGELNASHTGGRYYASAPSNADRTASLGFLC from the coding sequence ATGAAAAAATGTTTTTTTGTTCTTGTTATATGTGTTTTGTCCTCTGCAGCAATGTTTGGACAGACGAAGGCAAGATGGCTGCGCTATCCTGCCATATCTCCTGACGGACAGAGTATTCTGTTTGGGTACATGGGAAATATTTATAAGGTGAATGTCAGCGGAGGCGTTGCAGCGCCGGTTACAACGGGAAGTGATTATAACTCTCATCCTGTTTGGTCTCACGACGGAAAAACGATAGCTTTTGCTAGTGACAAGTCCGGAAATTTTGATGTTTATACAATGTCTGCAAATGGTGGAGTTCCAATGCGTTTGACTTACAATAGCGCGGCGGATTATCCGCAGGATTTCACTGCTGATAACAAATTTGTTTTGTTTAACAGTCCCAGAAATGCTCCTGCAAAAAGCGTAAGATTTCCCAGTTCCAGATTGTTCTATAATATTTACACTGTTCCGGTTGGAGGAGGAAGGCCGATATTGGTTTCTGCTGCCGGAATGGATGTTGCGCACTATAATTATGCCGGAACAAAAATAGTTTTCCAGGACAGAAAAGGTTATGAAGATGATTATAGAAAGCACCATGTTTCTCCTGTAACAAGAGATATCTGGATATATAATATTCCCGACAATCAATATACTAAGGTGACAAATTTTAAGGGAGAGGATTTGGCTCCTGTTTTTGCATCGGATGATAATTCCATTTATTATACTAGCGAACAAGATGGAACTCTTAACGTTTATAAGAGAAATGTGTCTTCCGGAACTGAGATGCAAATGACTCATTTTAAGGGATTCCCTGTAAGGGACTTGAGCATCTCCGCAAACGGCACTCTTGCTTTTGTGTGGAAGGGAGATATTTATACAATGCGTGACGGCTCTCAGCCTCAGAAGGTTGCGGTTGCGGTTGCGGATGATGCCGGTTATCAGGCATCTGTCGTGTTACCTCTTAACGGGGTTACTGAATTTGAGGTAAGCCCTAACGGAAAGGAAGTTGCATTTATCAACAGAGGTGAGCTTTTTGTCTCCGGAGTAAAAGATGCCCGCACAAAAAGAATTACCAATACTCCTTGGCAGGAGAGAATGATTTGCTGGTCTCACAATGGAAAGTATCTTTTCTTCTCCGCTGAAAGAGAGGGTAAATGGGGCATTTATAAAGTTTCATTAAAGGATACTACTGAAAAATATTTCTATGCCTCGACATTGCTTAATGAAGAGCCTGTTGTTGTAAACGATAATGATAATTTTCAGCCGCTATGTTCTCCCGATAATAAGAAACTGGCTTATGTATGTGAGCGTAACGTGCTTAAAGTCATGGATTTGGCAAGCGGAAAAACTGTAACTGTTTTGCCAGAGGGACATAACCATTCTTATGCGGACGGAGACTGGGGTTTCAAATGGAGCCCGGACAGCAAGTGGCTGCTGGTAGATGATTCCAAAGACAGAATGGCTTCTCGCAATACTGCTCTTGTTAAAGCTGACGGGACAGGTGAAATTAAATATCCGGTCAACAGCGGTTTTGGAGAATTTAATGCAGATTGGGCTCTAAAAGGTGAAATGATGGTTTATCTTTCAACCCGTGCAGGCAATAAATCTTTGGCGGGTTCCGGTGCGGATGAACCTGATGTTTACGGAATATTCTTTGACCAGAAGGCTTATGACAGATATATGTTGAGCAAGGAGGATTATGAATTGCTGCAGGAGAAAGAGAAAGCAGAAAAAGCTGATAAGGCGGGAAAGAAAGATGGAGACAAGGCTGTCGGGAGTAAAAAAGATAAGAAAGCTAAAAAAGACGTGAAAGCCGCAAGCTCTGATTCTACTAAGGTTGAGGATATTAAATTTGACTGGAATAATATAGAAGAGAGGAAGGTAAGGCTTACAAGCAGTGCAAGTTCATTGGAAGGTTATGCGTTTAACAAGGATGCAAGCAAAATTTATTACTTGGCTAATGCGCAGAAGGGAAGTGAATTGTGGGTGACTGACCCAAGAGAAAAAGAGACAAAGGTTCTTGCAAAACTTTCAGGCGGCGCAGGCGGACTTGGGATTAGCGATGATGATGCCACTTTGTTTACCATAAGCGGAGGAAGTTTGATGTCCGTTGATGCAAAGAGCGGAGAGATTAAGCCTATTGCATTAGATGCAAAGATGGAGTTGAACAAAGCGGGTGAGAGAGCATATATTTATGACCATGCATGGGCTCAGGTTGTGAAGAAATTCTATGATCCTAAAATTCACGGAATTGATTGGAAAATGTATCACGACGAGTACGCAAAGTTCTTGCCTTATATTAATAACAACTATGATTTTCAGGCACTTTTGAGCGAATTGCTGGGAGAACTTAATGCCTCTCATACAGGAGGAAGATATTATGCTTCTGCCCCTTCAAATGCAGATCGCACGGCTTCTCTGGGATTCTTATGTTGA
- a CDS encoding DJ-1/PfpI family protein has protein sequence MKKVYVLLADGFETIEATAPIDILRRCKVDVTTVSISGSIKVTCSHNIQMKADTTLDDIAAEKAGNSIRSTDTEGNNCCSDLLSDGDMIVLPGGYPGYANLMNSDTVGRIIKKYYKEGKWVAAICGAPAVLAKNKIAAGSHITCHSSVIDKMGDYIYTGRPIEQDGNLITGIGAGLSIDFGIRLARVLTDRETVELLKKRMEIRSCNTVDASSSTRTE, from the coding sequence ATGAAAAAAGTATACGTTCTTTTGGCCGACGGTTTTGAAACCATAGAAGCTACGGCGCCGATAGATATACTGCGTCGCTGTAAGGTTGACGTTACAACCGTCTCGATATCGGGCAGCATTAAGGTAACATGCTCCCACAATATACAAATGAAGGCCGATACGACACTGGATGATATAGCTGCAGAGAAAGCCGGCAATTCAATCCGTTCCACGGACACGGAAGGCAACAACTGCTGCAGTGATCTTTTATCGGACGGTGACATGATAGTTCTTCCGGGCGGATATCCCGGATACGCCAATCTTATGAATTCTGACACTGTCGGGAGAATAATAAAAAAATACTATAAAGAGGGTAAATGGGTTGCGGCAATTTGCGGGGCTCCGGCGGTATTGGCAAAAAATAAAATAGCTGCGGGATCACATATTACATGTCACTCCTCCGTAATAGATAAAATGGGAGATTATATCTATACGGGCCGGCCTATAGAACAGGACGGAAATCTAATAACCGGCATAGGGGCAGGACTTTCCATAGATTTTGGAATCAGGCTTGCGCGCGTGCTCACGGACCGGGAAACCGTTGAGTTGCTAAAAAAACGGATGGAAATCAGGAGTTGTAATACCGTGGACGCGAGCTCATCCACAAGAACGGAATAG
- a CDS encoding HD domain-containing protein: MANKYMDSTLLDRAIIYAVKAHANTERRDKGFPYIVHPMEAMAIAATITPDQEVLSAAALHDVVEDTDCTIEELRSEFGDRIADLVESESDKYAGSASGKDIWRESKQAAIDRLAKADIDSKIVALGDKLSNMRAIARDFDQIGNKIWERFHAPEPQDHEWRYRGLAASLSELSDTAAYREFVELIDRVFTKAFHS, encoded by the coding sequence ATGGCAAATAAGTATATGGACAGCACATTGCTGGATAGGGCTATAATTTACGCAGTTAAGGCACACGCAAACACAGAACGCAGGGATAAGGGATTTCCCTACATTGTTCATCCTATGGAAGCGATGGCGATAGCGGCTACTATAACCCCTGATCAAGAGGTTCTTTCAGCCGCGGCGCTGCATGATGTTGTTGAAGATACTGATTGTACAATAGAGGAATTGCGCTCTGAGTTTGGAGACAGAATTGCAGATTTGGTGGAATCTGAAAGTGACAAATACGCCGGAAGCGCAAGCGGAAAGGACATCTGGAGAGAGAGCAAACAAGCTGCTATTGACCGCCTTGCAAAGGCCGATATAGATTCAAAAATAGTTGCGCTTGGAGACAAACTCTCTAACATGAGAGCTATTGCTCGTGATTTTGATCAGATCGGAAACAAAATTTGGGAGCGCTTTCATGCCCCTGAACCGCAAGACCACGAGTGGCGTTACAGAGGTCTTGCCGCCTCATTGAGTGAACTATCGGATACTGCAGCTTATAGGGAGTTTGTAGAATTAATTGACAGAGTCTTTACAAAGGCCTTTCATTCATAA
- a CDS encoding ATPase, translating into MNKKIAIPMENGVLCAHFGHCEYFAIVTVENDMVVKSMEEVPPAHEPGLYPKWIASFGVTDVIAGGMGQKAIDLFNGQNINVFVGCPIEAANKIVEAFLAGTLSLNANYCDHDTRPKHDCKSEHNC; encoded by the coding sequence ATGAATAAGAAAATTGCTATTCCCATGGAGAATGGGGTATTGTGTGCCCACTTCGGGCATTGTGAATATTTTGCCATCGTAACGGTTGAGAATGACATGGTTGTAAAGTCCATGGAAGAAGTACCTCCGGCACATGAGCCGGGCCTATACCCAAAATGGATTGCCTCTTTTGGTGTAACGGATGTCATAGCGGGAGGCATGGGACAGAAGGCCATAGATTTATTTAACGGGCAAAATATCAATGTTTTTGTAGGCTGTCCAATTGAGGCGGCGAATAAGATTGTAGAGGCCTTTTTAGCAGGTACGCTCTCTCTTAACGCAAATTATTGCGATCATGATACCAGGCCTAAACACGATTGTAAATCGGAGCATAATTGCTGA
- a CDS encoding short-chain fatty acid transporter — protein sequence MFKGVINLSVKLVRRYLPDPFVFAIILTIVAFICSMFVTHQTVLEVVGNWGGGVWTLLEFAMQMALVIVCGSALADAPAIKKGLKKIASGLKTPAAAIATVTVVASVACWLNWGFGLIVGVIFAKEIAKQVKNVDYRLLIASAYSGFVVWHAGISGSIPLAMATEGDALTSVSLGYIKHAIPIGNTIFATYNLIAVFIVIVALTVVNTLMHPKGDQVFAIDPSLLEEKKEEHLESIIDDCKIEKTPADRLNTSKILVIVTSLLGFTYLFMKLVINGKPFDLNSAIMVFLFLGIIFHGTPIKYVEAITNASTSCSGILLQFPFYAGIMGIMTATSADGISLAGEISKGCISIANTHTFPLLSFLSAGLINIFIPSGGGQWAIQGPIMIPAGVSLGVNPAITGMSIAWGDAWTNLIQPFWAIPALAIAKLNAKDIMGYCLIDLVVVGIIICATFLCL from the coding sequence ATGTTCAAAGGCGTTATTAATTTATCCGTAAAACTTGTAAGGCGCTATCTGCCTGACCCATTTGTTTTTGCAATTATCCTCACGATAGTTGCCTTTATATGTTCAATGTTTGTTACCCATCAAACAGTGCTTGAGGTTGTTGGAAATTGGGGCGGAGGAGTTTGGACGCTTTTGGAATTTGCAATGCAGATGGCCCTTGTAATTGTCTGCGGTTCAGCGCTTGCTGATGCACCCGCTATAAAAAAGGGTTTAAAAAAAATAGCTTCCGGATTAAAAACGCCGGCCGCAGCAATTGCAACCGTAACTGTTGTAGCATCTGTTGCATGCTGGCTTAACTGGGGATTCGGACTTATAGTAGGAGTCATTTTTGCAAAAGAGATTGCAAAGCAGGTTAAGAATGTTGATTATAGATTATTGATTGCCAGTGCTTACAGCGGTTTTGTTGTTTGGCACGCCGGCATCTCGGGTTCCATTCCTCTTGCCATGGCAACTGAGGGAGATGCGTTAACATCTGTCTCATTGGGTTACATCAAGCATGCAATACCTATCGGGAATACAATTTTTGCCACATATAATTTGATTGCCGTTTTTATTGTGATAGTTGCACTGACAGTTGTTAATACATTGATGCATCCTAAAGGAGACCAGGTATTTGCAATAGACCCGTCCCTGCTGGAAGAGAAAAAAGAAGAACATCTGGAGAGCATAATTGATGACTGCAAAATTGAAAAGACTCCGGCCGACAGACTGAATACCAGCAAAATATTGGTGATAGTAACATCCCTTCTGGGCTTTACATATTTGTTCATGAAACTGGTAATAAACGGAAAACCATTTGATTTAAACAGTGCGATAATGGTCTTCCTGTTTTTGGGAATAATCTTTCATGGTACACCAATCAAATACGTTGAGGCAATAACAAATGCGTCTACATCCTGCTCCGGAATACTTTTGCAATTTCCTTTCTATGCGGGAATTATGGGAATCATGACGGCTACATCCGCAGATGGAATTTCACTTGCCGGAGAAATCAGCAAAGGCTGCATATCAATAGCAAACACTCATACTTTTCCTCTGCTGAGTTTTCTTAGCGCAGGACTGATTAACATATTTATTCCAAGCGGCGGAGGACAGTGGGCCATACAGGGACCAATTATGATTCCTGCCGGAGTCTCTCTTGGAGTTAATCCTGCAATTACCGGAATGTCAATTGCATGGGGAGATGCATGGACAAATTTGATTCAGCCGTTTTGGGCTATCCCCGCACTTGCAATTGCAAAGCTTAATGCAAAAGATATAATGGGATATTGTCTTATAGACCTGGTAGTTGTGGGCATAATAATATGCGCCACCTTCTTATGTTTATAA
- the dnaK gene encoding molecular chaperone DnaK, whose translation MGKIIGIDLGTTNSCVSVMEGNEPTVIINSEGKRTTPSVVAFTANGEMKIGDPAKRQAITNPVNTVYSIKRFMGETWDRVQTEIKRVPYKVVKGDNNIPRIDINGRLYSAQEISAMILQKMKKTAEDHIGQPVTEAVITVPAYFTDSQRQATKEAGEIAGLNVRRIINEPTAAALAYGLDKKEKEAKVAVFDLGGGTFDISILELGDGVFEVKSTNGDTHLGGDDFDRVIIEWLIEEFKQENGGVDLGKDPMALQRLKEAAEKAKIELSSQTSTEINLPYIMPVDGVPKHLVRTLSRAKFEALEDPYFQRCIEPCRKALADAHLNTSDINEVLLVGGSSRIPKVQQMVKEFFGKEPNKSLNPDEVVAIGASIQGGVLAGDVKDVVLLDVTPLSLGIETFGGVFTKLIDANTTIPTKKSEVFSTASDNQPSVEIHVLQGERPMASGNKSIGRFHLDGITPAPRGVPQIEVTFDIDANGILNVSAKDKGTGKEQQIRIEASSGLSEAEIKRMRDEAKANEQKDKEEREKIDKLNAADAQVFTSEKNLKDYGDKIPADKKSAIEQATAKLKEAHKAGNIAELQKLEDDLNNAWHAASEDMAKAAGAANGGAQGGPNPGAGFGGGANAGGGFSGGATGTGSTGSTGSNNGGSKDGEVKDVDFEEVK comes from the coding sequence ATGGGTAAAATTATTGGAATTGACTTAGGTACTACTAACAGCTGCGTCTCCGTAATGGAGGGCAATGAGCCTACGGTAATCATTAACAGTGAGGGTAAGAGAACTACCCCGTCCGTAGTTGCGTTTACGGCAAACGGAGAGATGAAGATTGGTGATCCTGCTAAGAGACAGGCAATTACCAACCCGGTTAACACCGTCTACTCTATTAAGAGATTTATGGGTGAAACTTGGGATAGAGTGCAAACAGAAATTAAGAGAGTTCCTTACAAGGTTGTAAAGGGAGATAATAATATTCCGCGTATTGATATTAACGGAAGACTTTATTCTGCACAAGAGATCTCTGCAATGATTCTTCAGAAAATGAAGAAGACGGCAGAAGATCATATCGGTCAGCCTGTTACAGAGGCGGTTATTACGGTACCCGCTTATTTTACTGATTCTCAGAGACAGGCAACCAAAGAGGCGGGAGAGATTGCAGGTCTTAATGTAAGAAGAATTATCAATGAGCCTACGGCGGCTGCACTTGCTTATGGTCTGGATAAGAAGGAGAAAGAGGCAAAAGTTGCAGTATTTGACTTAGGCGGAGGTACTTTTGATATCTCAATTCTAGAGCTCGGCGACGGTGTATTTGAAGTTAAGTCTACAAATGGTGATACTCACCTTGGAGGTGATGATTTTGACCGTGTTATAATTGAATGGCTGATTGAAGAATTCAAGCAGGAGAACGGCGGAGTTGATTTAGGCAAGGACCCTATGGCTCTTCAGAGATTGAAAGAGGCTGCGGAAAAAGCTAAGATTGAGTTATCCAGCCAGACTTCTACTGAAATTAATCTGCCATATATTATGCCGGTTGACGGAGTTCCAAAACACCTTGTAAGAACACTGTCGAGAGCTAAATTTGAAGCACTGGAAGATCCTTATTTCCAGAGATGTATAGAGCCATGCCGCAAAGCGTTGGCAGACGCTCACTTGAACACGTCTGATATTAACGAGGTACTTTTGGTTGGCGGCAGCAGCCGTATTCCTAAAGTTCAGCAGATGGTTAAAGAGTTCTTTGGCAAGGAGCCTAACAAGAGCTTGAATCCTGATGAGGTTGTTGCAATTGGAGCTTCAATACAGGGAGGCGTTCTTGCAGGTGATGTGAAAGATGTTGTACTGTTGGATGTTACACCTCTTTCATTGGGTATTGAAACATTTGGCGGAGTATTCACAAAACTTATTGATGCCAATACAACCATACCTACAAAGAAATCAGAGGTGTTCTCCACAGCATCTGATAATCAGCCAAGTGTAGAGATTCACGTTCTGCAGGGCGAGCGTCCTATGGCGAGCGGAAACAAGTCTATTGGACGTTTCCATCTGGATGGAATTACACCGGCTCCTAGAGGTGTGCCTCAGATTGAAGTTACATTTGATATTGATGCAAACGGTATCCTTAATGTATCTGCAAAAGATAAGGGCACAGGCAAAGAGCAGCAAATTAGAATTGAGGCTTCCAGCGGTTTGAGCGAGGCTGAGATTAAGAGGATGCGTGATGAGGCTAAAGCCAACGAGCAGAAAGATAAAGAGGAGAGAGAAAAAATAGACAAGCTTAACGCTGCTGATGCTCAGGTATTTACAAGTGAGAAGAATTTGAAGGATTATGGAGATAAGATTCCTGCAGATAAGAAGAGCGCTATTGAGCAGGCAACTGCAAAATTGAAAGAAGCTCACAAAGCGGGTAATATTGCAGAGTTGCAAAAACTTGAGGATGACTTGAATAACGCATGGCATGCTGCAAGTGAGGATATGGCTAAGGCGGCAGGTGCGGCAAACGGCGGAGCACAGGGCGGTCCTAATCCTGGAGCAGGATTTGGCGGCGGAGCAAATGCAGGCGGCGGATTCAGCGGCGGTGCAACAGGCACAGGCTCAACAGGTTCCACTGGCAGCAACAACGGCGGCTCCAAAGACGGAGAGGTAAAGGATGTTGACTTTGAGGAAGTAAAATAA
- a CDS encoding MBL fold metallo-hydrolase yields MIGFTVLSDNRKLCNDFQTEHGLSIYVETDGHKILLDTGASCNFIKNAALLNIDLGEVDYVFISHGHSDHIGGLPYFLELNKKAKIIMSSAVPRQSYYSGRDGLHNISAQIDFNACRDRIIFVEKDISISDQIRICSNRSSRYAAPAGNNNLFLKQKNGNLIPDNFNHELICVLGRKALFVYTGCAHKGLQNILETVKINTLIPVGWVAGGFHLLQSAKGTFYESDERITAMGENLRSDYPDTKFFTGHCTGDKAFTILSKILGDHIVQFYCGYSEKIND; encoded by the coding sequence ATGATCGGGTTTACAGTATTGTCGGATAACAGAAAGCTATGCAATGACTTCCAAACGGAGCACGGGCTTAGCATATATGTTGAAACGGATGGGCATAAAATATTGCTGGACACGGGAGCCTCCTGTAATTTTATAAAAAATGCCGCTCTGCTAAACATAGATCTCGGAGAGGTGGATTACGTGTTTATTTCCCACGGGCACTCGGACCATATAGGCGGATTGCCATATTTTCTGGAATTGAATAAAAAAGCCAAAATCATAATGTCATCCGCCGTACCACGTCAATCCTATTACTCCGGGCGGGACGGACTGCACAACATAAGCGCGCAGATAGATTTCAATGCCTGTCGCGACAGAATTATTTTTGTAGAAAAAGATATTTCAATCTCTGATCAAATACGGATATGTTCCAATCGGTCGTCAAGATATGCGGCTCCTGCGGGCAACAATAATCTTTTCCTGAAACAGAAGAACGGGAATCTTATACCGGATAATTTTAATCATGAATTGATCTGCGTCCTTGGCAGGAAGGCTCTTTTTGTTTACACGGGATGCGCACATAAAGGTTTGCAAAATATATTGGAAACGGTAAAAATCAATACGTTAATCCCCGTAGGATGGGTGGCAGGAGGCTTCCATTTACTGCAGTCTGCAAAAGGGACTTTTTACGAATCGGATGAGCGGATAACAGCCATGGGTGAAAATTTGCGTTCTGATTATCCCGATACAAAATTTTTTACGGGACACTGTACCGGAGATAAAGCATTTACAATATTATCTAAGATTCTTGGGGACCACATCGTTCAATTTTATTGCGGATATTCGGAAAAAATAAATGATTAA
- a CDS encoding S41 family peptidase, with translation MQIARLLWDSYVDETYTGPGIKVSAIIPGGISDRAENKVKAGDVITAINGVEIKADENWNKYLLNVADVNSLLKVKSGSGEFEQRIRPVSVGKENYLLYKRWIKTMEHMVDSLSNGKVGYVHVEGMDDASFREVYENALGKNIDKQALIVDTRFNGGGWLHDDLNTFLSGHLYMKYAPQGNVLKDGEPIGRWIKPSIVLMSESNYSDAFMFPFIYQQNKTGKLVGMPVAGTGTAVWWETQIDPTIVFGIPMIGSMGTDGKITENKQVNPDIQVELPYKDFLNGKDPQLEAAVKEMLK, from the coding sequence ATGCAGATCGCACGGCTTCTCTGGGATTCTTATGTTGATGAGACTTATACAGGTCCGGGCATTAAGGTGAGCGCAATTATTCCTGGCGGAATTTCTGACAGGGCGGAGAATAAGGTTAAGGCGGGTGATGTTATAACTGCAATTAACGGAGTTGAAATTAAGGCGGACGAAAACTGGAATAAGTATCTTCTGAATGTTGCTGATGTAAACAGCTTGCTTAAAGTTAAATCCGGCAGCGGAGAATTTGAGCAGAGAATACGTCCCGTAAGTGTGGGCAAAGAGAATTATCTTCTGTACAAGAGGTGGATAAAAACTATGGAGCACATGGTGGATTCTTTGAGCAACGGCAAGGTCGGTTATGTTCACGTTGAGGGAATGGATGATGCAAGCTTCAGAGAAGTTTATGAAAACGCTCTTGGTAAGAATATTGATAAACAGGCTCTTATAGTTGATACTAGATTCAACGGCGGCGGCTGGCTTCATGATGATTTGAATACATTCCTGAGCGGTCACCTTTACATGAAATATGCTCCGCAGGGTAATGTTCTTAAGGACGGCGAACCTATCGGACGCTGGATTAAGCCGAGCATTGTTTTGATGAGCGAGAGCAACTATAGCGATGCATTTATGTTTCCATTTATATATCAGCAGAATAAGACGGGCAAGCTGGTTGGAATGCCGGTAGCCGGAACAGGTACTGCAGTTTGGTGGGAGACACAAATTGACCCTACGATAGTATTTGGAATTCCTATGATTGGTTCTATGGGTACAGACGGTAAAATCACGGAGAATAAACAGGTTAATCCGGATATCCAAGTGGAGCTTCCTTACAAAGACTTCCTTAACGGCAAAGATCCGCAACTGGAAGCTGCCGTAAAAGAAATGCTTAAATAG
- a CDS encoding DUF134 domain-containing protein → MSRPKQCRKIVSPPLMLGFKPFGIVRLTSDRVILRYDEYESVRLLDYEGLRQEDAAEKMNVSRPTLTRIYGNARKTIAKAFVEGKMIMIDGGNVDFGRIWYRCRKCSKLINGMGNHTPCRNCKSYGNEELIPINSHDGE, encoded by the coding sequence ATGTCCCGTCCAAAACAGTGCAGAAAAATAGTTTCTCCCCCGTTGATGCTTGGTTTTAAGCCTTTTGGCATAGTAAGACTGACGAGCGACAGGGTCATTTTGCGTTATGATGAATATGAGTCGGTCAGATTGCTGGATTACGAGGGGCTGAGGCAGGAAGATGCCGCCGAAAAAATGAACGTTTCCCGTCCCACTCTTACCCGCATATACGGAAACGCACGTAAGACAATTGCGAAGGCGTTCGTTGAAGGGAAAATGATAATGATAGATGGCGGAAATGTGGATTTCGGGCGTATATGGTATCGTTGCAGAAAATGCAGCAAATTGATCAACGGCATGGGGAATCATACGCCTTGCAGAAATTGCAAGAGTTACGGCAATGAAGAATTGATCCCCATTAATTCACATGACGGGGAATGA
- a CDS encoding MFS transporter — MKGNKKIAAGSALAFIVLMGIVSCFSDMTHEGASSITGAFLALAGANAVAIGFISGLGEFVGYSLRLLTGYITDKTKHYWTITIIGYIIDMLAIPMLALVPHGGWILACGIMIAERAGKAIKKPAKDTLVSFAAVKEGTGKSFAIQEFLDQIGAFVGPVILFIVMLLRGHAGAADCTSVQAAGNAASATHSVINSSAYLFSSYKVCFAVLGIPAIITIVLLLFAKRKFPNPEKFEPDTKKSVGKIKLSRGFIFYIVAMSLSAMGFVDFNLITMHTAKNGLVSGEILPLLYALAMMIDAFAALFFGWLYDKRGFKTLIVSTVIAAPFAILAFTATSQAALICGVILWGIGMGAQESVVKSAVADMVPKERRSTGFGIFQASYGLFWFLGSWLMGWLYDWNMTAMIIFSVVSQLAAIPFLWMSSRPRYYNS, encoded by the coding sequence ATGAAAGGTAATAAAAAGATAGCGGCGGGTTCTGCATTAGCGTTTATTGTGCTGATGGGTATTGTGAGTTGTTTTTCTGATATGACTCATGAGGGAGCATCCAGCATTACCGGAGCATTTCTTGCTTTGGCGGGGGCCAATGCGGTTGCAATTGGTTTCATATCAGGACTTGGGGAGTTTGTCGGATATTCACTAAGGTTGCTGACCGGTTATATAACGGATAAGACAAAGCATTATTGGACAATAACAATCATCGGATATATTATTGATATGCTGGCAATTCCCATGCTTGCGCTTGTGCCGCACGGCGGATGGATTCTTGCGTGCGGAATCATGATTGCGGAACGTGCGGGGAAGGCAATTAAAAAACCGGCAAAGGATACGCTTGTCTCTTTTGCGGCAGTAAAGGAGGGAACCGGAAAGAGTTTTGCAATTCAGGAATTTCTTGACCAGATAGGGGCATTTGTAGGGCCGGTTATTTTGTTCATAGTCATGTTGTTGAGGGGACATGCAGGGGCTGCGGACTGCACGTCTGTGCAGGCCGCCGGTAATGCGGCTTCTGCAACTCATTCGGTTATAAACAGTTCCGCATATTTGTTCTCATCGTATAAAGTTTGTTTTGCAGTTTTAGGAATCCCCGCAATTATCACAATTGTGTTGTTGCTGTTTGCAAAACGCAAATTTCCGAACCCGGAAAAATTTGAACCTGATACAAAAAAATCTGTCGGGAAAATAAAACTGAGCCGCGGCTTTATATTTTATATTGTTGCAATGTCCTTATCTGCAATGGGTTTTGTGGATTTCAATCTTATTACAATGCATACGGCAAAGAACGGATTGGTCAGCGGAGAAATATTGCCGCTACTCTATGCCCTTGCCATGATGATAGATGCGTTTGCCGCTCTTTTCTTTGGATGGCTTTATGACAAGAGAGGTTTTAAAACTTTAATAGTCTCGACAGTTATTGCCGCCCCGTTTGCAATTCTGGCTTTTACAGCAACATCTCAGGCCGCCTTGATTTGCGGAGTGATTTTGTGGGGAATAGGAATGGGAGCACAAGAGTCTGTTGTTAAGAGTGCCGTGGCGGATATGGTGCCTAAAGAGAGACGTTCCACGGGGTTTGGAATTTTCCAGGCATCATACGGATTGTTCTGGTTTTTAGGCAGTTGGCTTATGGGTTGGCTATACGATTGGAATATGACTGCAATGATAATATTTTCCGTAGTCTCCCAACTTGCGGCTATTCCGTTCTTGTGGATGAGCTCGCGTCCACGGTATTACAACTCCTGA